One segment of Acidovorax sp. DW039 DNA contains the following:
- a CDS encoding ChuX/HutX family heme-like substrate-binding protein translates to MLSPAEPSTPSVTALASTIREQFAALRAQGLRARDAAERLHLPEGAVIAAHAGEHGYALKALALRGPWLELLQALQVCGPLMALTRNESTVHEKTGVYQNVSATGAVGLALGPDIDLRLFFAQWHAGFAVTEPGRPGHPSAQSLQFFNAQGHAVHKIYVREQTDMVVWNAVVERFAEPSAGYVFLPAGPKPAVQADEDIDAQGLQQAWSAMQDTHEFFGLLRQFGAERQQSFRLVEGQFTQRLQAQAVTWLLERAARDALPIMVFVGSGGCIQIHTGPVHTIRPMDTADARWINVLDPGFNLHLRTDRIAAVWAVEKPTADGVVTSVEAFDHDGELMAMFFGERKPGKPELAGWRELVAGLPRVDVPVTLP, encoded by the coding sequence ATGCTTTCCCCCGCAGAGCCATCGACTCCCTCTGTGACCGCTCTGGCATCCACCATTCGCGAGCAGTTTGCCGCCTTGCGCGCCCAAGGCCTGCGTGCCCGCGATGCGGCAGAGCGCCTGCATCTGCCTGAGGGGGCGGTGATTGCGGCCCACGCGGGCGAGCATGGTTACGCCTTGAAAGCGCTGGCCCTGCGCGGGCCGTGGCTGGAGTTGCTGCAAGCCTTGCAGGTCTGCGGCCCGCTGATGGCATTGACCCGCAATGAATCCACCGTGCACGAAAAGACCGGCGTGTACCAGAACGTCTCGGCCACCGGGGCTGTGGGGCTGGCGCTGGGGCCAGACATCGACCTGCGCCTGTTCTTTGCCCAGTGGCACGCGGGTTTTGCGGTGACCGAGCCGGGCCGCCCCGGGCACCCCAGCGCGCAAAGCCTGCAGTTCTTCAACGCCCAGGGCCATGCGGTGCACAAGATTTACGTGCGCGAGCAGACCGACATGGTGGTGTGGAATGCCGTGGTCGAGCGCTTTGCAGAGCCAAGTGCGGGCTATGTGTTCCTGCCCGCAGGCCCCAAGCCTGCCGTGCAGGCGGATGAGGACATCGACGCGCAAGGCCTTCAGCAGGCTTGGAGCGCTATGCAGGACACGCACGAGTTCTTTGGCCTGTTGCGCCAGTTTGGCGCGGAGCGGCAGCAGAGCTTCCGCCTGGTCGAGGGGCAGTTCACCCAGCGCCTGCAAGCCCAGGCCGTGACCTGGCTGCTGGAGCGTGCTGCACGCGATGCGCTGCCCATCATGGTGTTTGTGGGCAGCGGTGGCTGCATCCAGATCCACACCGGCCCGGTACACACCATTCGCCCCATGGACACGGCAGACGCCCGCTGGATCAACGTGCTGGACCCCGGCTTCAACCTGCACCTGCGCACTGACCGCATCGCGGCCGTGTGGGCGGTTGAGAAACCCACGGCAGATGGCGTGGTCACTTCGGTCGAAGCCTTTGACCACGACGGCGAGCTGATGGCCATGTTTTTTGGCGAGCGCAAGCCTGGCAAGCCTGAACTGGCGGGCTGGCGCGAGCTGGTGGCGGGATTGCCGCGTGTAGACGTGCCGGTGACGTTGCCATGA
- a CDS encoding iron ABC transporter permease yields the protein MPPVAAALDSLNAPLSWRQRVRHALRHALPTLGGQRLPARWVIGVTGALALVALVVASTHGAYALGAGELWQVVLAVLTGAEPAGSGHLVFMHIRLPRLVLGAAAGAGLALAGALMQGLFRNPLADPGLVGVSAGAALAAATAIVLGGLWWPSLPRALGSWPLVGTAFAGGLLVTLLIYMLAQSASGTRVGMMLLAGVAVNALAGAGLGYLSFVSTDEQLRNLQMWLMGSLGGARWGTAMLVALAVCVAAVGAGWLARPLNALALGEAQARLLGVPVERTKRLAIGVAALAVGAVTAATGIIGFIGLVAPHGVRLLAGPDHRVVLPASALLGAALVLLADTVARTAVKPAELPLGVLTAVLGAPLFLFMLRQFRGRV from the coding sequence ATGCCTCCTGTTGCTGCCGCCTTGGATTCGCTCAACGCGCCCCTCTCGTGGCGGCAGCGTGTACGCCACGCCCTGCGCCACGCCCTTCCAACGCTGGGCGGCCAGCGGCTGCCTGCCCGCTGGGTGATCGGCGTGACGGGCGCTTTGGCACTGGTTGCGCTGGTGGTGGCCAGCACCCACGGGGCTTACGCCCTGGGCGCGGGAGAACTCTGGCAGGTGGTGCTTGCGGTGCTCACGGGCGCGGAGCCTGCCGGATCAGGGCACCTGGTGTTCATGCACATCCGCCTGCCGCGCCTGGTACTGGGCGCGGCGGCGGGGGCGGGCCTGGCGCTGGCAGGGGCGTTGATGCAAGGCCTGTTCCGCAACCCGCTGGCCGACCCTGGCCTGGTGGGCGTAAGTGCGGGGGCTGCGCTGGCAGCGGCCACGGCCATTGTGCTGGGCGGGCTGTGGTGGCCCAGCCTGCCACGCGCCCTGGGCAGCTGGCCGCTGGTGGGCACGGCCTTTGCGGGCGGCCTGCTGGTGACTTTGTTGATTTACATGCTGGCCCAATCCGCCAGCGGCACCCGTGTGGGCATGATGCTGCTGGCCGGGGTGGCGGTGAATGCGCTGGCCGGGGCCGGGCTGGGTTATCTGAGTTTTGTGTCCACCGACGAGCAACTGCGCAATCTGCAGATGTGGCTGATGGGCAGCCTGGGTGGTGCGCGCTGGGGCACTGCCATGCTGGTGGCGCTGGCCGTGTGCGTGGCGGCTGTGGGCGCTGGCTGGCTGGCCCGCCCGCTCAATGCCCTGGCGCTGGGTGAGGCGCAGGCGCGCCTTTTGGGCGTGCCGGTGGAGCGCACCAAGCGCCTGGCCATTGGCGTGGCGGCGCTGGCTGTGGGGGCGGTCACTGCGGCCACAGGCATCATCGGTTTCATTGGCCTGGTGGCACCCCATGGTGTGCGCCTGCTGGCGGGGCCAGACCACCGCGTGGTGCTGCCTGCATCGGCCTTGCTGGGGGCTGCGCTGGTGCTGCTGGCCGACACCGTGGCGCGCACGGCGGTCAAACCGGCGGAGCTGCCCTTGGGCGTGCTCACTGCGGTGCTGGGTGCGCCCCTGTTTTTGTTCATGCTGCGCCAGTTCAGGGGGCGGGTGTGA
- a CDS encoding pyruvate, water dikinase regulatory protein, with translation MHSRTVFFVSDGTGITAETFGNAILAQFEMKPRHVRLPFIDTVDKAHQAVRQINHTGEIEGKKPIVFTTLVNMEVLKVIQEGCKGMLLDMFGTFVHPLEQELGIKSNHRIGRFSDVSRSKEYNDRIEAINFSLAHDDGQSNKDLAGADVILVGVSRSGKTPTSLYLAMQCGLKAANYPLIPEDFERRQLPPALVPFRQKIFGLTISPERLAEIRSERRPNSRYASLENCRAEVAEAEAMMRRSGIRWLSTTTKSIEEIATTILQEVRPERLVY, from the coding sequence ATGCATTCGCGCACCGTATTTTTTGTCTCCGACGGCACCGGCATCACCGCCGAAACTTTCGGCAACGCCATCCTGGCCCAGTTCGAGATGAAGCCGCGCCACGTGCGCCTGCCCTTCATCGACACCGTGGACAAGGCCCACCAGGCGGTGCGGCAGATCAACCACACGGGCGAGATCGAGGGCAAGAAGCCCATCGTCTTCACCACGCTGGTCAACATGGAGGTGCTCAAGGTCATCCAAGAAGGCTGCAAGGGCATGCTGCTCGATATGTTTGGCACCTTTGTGCACCCGCTGGAGCAGGAGCTGGGCATCAAGTCCAACCACCGCATCGGGCGCTTTTCCGACGTGAGCCGCAGCAAGGAATACAACGACCGCATCGAGGCTATCAACTTCAGCCTGGCGCATGACGACGGGCAGAGCAACAAGGACCTGGCCGGGGCCGATGTGATTCTGGTGGGCGTGAGCCGCAGCGGCAAAACCCCCACCAGCCTGTACCTGGCCATGCAGTGCGGCCTGAAAGCGGCCAACTACCCGCTGATCCCCGAAGACTTTGAGCGCCGCCAGCTGCCCCCGGCCCTGGTGCCCTTCCGCCAAAAAATCTTTGGCCTGACGATCAGCCCCGAGCGACTGGCCGAAATCCGCAGCGAGCGCCGCCCCAACTCCCGCTACGCCAGCCTGGAAAACTGCCGCGCCGAGGTGGCCGAGGCCGAAGCGATGATGCGCCGCTCGGGTATCCGGTGGCTGTCCACCACCACCAAGTCGATTGAAGAGATCGCCACCACCATCCTGCAGGAAGTGCGGCCAGAGCGGCTGGTGTACTGA
- a CDS encoding heme ABC transporter ATP-binding protein, whose amino-acid sequence MGVAPPGQPVLARVSGVFQPGRVTAILGPNGAGKSTLLGLLAGLAEPAHGQVLLQGRAVAEHAPDQIARWRAVMPQDTAVAFDFTVREVVEMGRYPHRHHPSAADAQMVDAAMQTTGVAHLAGRSVTTLSGGERARTHLARALAQIWEPVAGAAHRWLLLDEPTAALDLAHQHQTLRLLRHWAVQQGVGVVAVLHDLNLALRYAHDALLLAQGTGQWGSVDDVITPQAVARVWGVGCTEVRASDGVRQLLMSGATAESGI is encoded by the coding sequence GTGGGCGTGGCCCCGCCGGGGCAGCCGGTGCTGGCGCGGGTCAGCGGCGTTTTTCAGCCGGGCCGGGTCACGGCCATCCTCGGCCCCAATGGAGCGGGCAAATCCACTCTGCTCGGCCTGCTGGCAGGGCTGGCCGAACCCGCGCACGGCCAGGTGCTGCTGCAGGGCAGGGCGGTGGCAGAGCATGCACCGGACCAGATTGCCCGCTGGCGCGCCGTGATGCCGCAGGACACGGCCGTGGCGTTTGACTTCACCGTGCGCGAAGTGGTGGAGATGGGGCGCTACCCGCACCGCCACCATCCCAGCGCAGCCGACGCGCAGATGGTGGACGCCGCCATGCAGACCACGGGTGTGGCGCATCTGGCGGGGCGCAGCGTGACCACCCTCTCAGGTGGGGAGCGCGCGCGCACCCACCTGGCACGGGCCTTGGCACAGATCTGGGAGCCGGTGGCGGGCGCTGCGCACCGCTGGCTGCTGCTGGACGAGCCCACCGCCGCCCTGGACCTGGCCCACCAGCACCAGACCCTGCGCTTGCTGCGCCACTGGGCCGTGCAGCAAGGCGTGGGCGTGGTGGCCGTGCTGCACGACCTGAACCTGGCGCTGCGCTACGCGCACGATGCGCTGCTGCTGGCCCAAGGCACGGGCCAGTGGGGGTCGGTGGACGATGTCATCACCCCGCAGGCCGTAGCACGCGTGTGGGGCGTGGGCTGCACCGAGGTGCGTGCCAGTGATGGCGTGCGCCAGTTGCTGATGTCCGGGGCTACGGCTGAATCCGGAATTTAG
- a CDS encoding ABC transporter substrate-binding protein — MTERDGMKARAGLQRRALIQGVMAAMGGAAAGLPWAAQAQTRPAQRLVVLGGALTEVVYQLGAQGLLVGTDTTSLFPEAAQRTPKVGYMRQLSAEGVLSLRPDVLLGTEEAGPRVVLDQVRSAGVRIELVPASHNWAEVQRKVTVVGQVVGRESAAQALQVRLDAEWARVQQQVAAAPRKPRALFILSHGGSPMVAGTGTAADALIRFAGGLNAVTGFAGYRPWTAEALAEAAPEVLLNTTQGIEAMGGERTFWQRPELALTPAFSRKALVAMDANHLLGFGPRLPGAVQELHTRMRALVA; from the coding sequence ATGACCGAACGTGATGGGATGAAAGCCCGCGCAGGCTTGCAGCGCCGGGCCCTGATACAGGGTGTGATGGCGGCCATGGGTGGCGCTGCCGCCGGGTTGCCCTGGGCAGCGCAGGCGCAAACCCGCCCCGCGCAGCGCCTGGTGGTGTTGGGTGGTGCGTTGACCGAGGTGGTCTACCAGCTGGGCGCACAAGGCCTGCTGGTGGGCACGGACACGACCAGCCTGTTCCCCGAGGCTGCGCAGCGCACACCCAAGGTGGGTTACATGCGCCAGCTGTCGGCAGAAGGGGTCCTTTCCCTGCGGCCTGATGTGTTGCTGGGCACGGAAGAGGCGGGCCCCCGCGTGGTGCTGGACCAGGTGCGCAGCGCAGGCGTGCGCATCGAGCTGGTGCCTGCCAGCCACAACTGGGCCGAGGTGCAGCGCAAGGTGACCGTAGTAGGCCAGGTGGTGGGGCGTGAGAGCGCTGCCCAGGCCCTGCAGGTGCGGCTGGATGCCGAGTGGGCGCGCGTGCAGCAGCAGGTGGCGGCGGCCCCGCGCAAGCCGCGTGCGCTGTTCATCCTGTCGCATGGCGGCAGCCCCATGGTGGCGGGCACGGGCACGGCGGCCGATGCGCTCATCCGCTTTGCGGGCGGCCTCAATGCCGTCACCGGCTTTGCGGGCTACCGCCCCTGGACAGCGGAGGCCCTGGCCGAGGCCGCGCCCGAAGTGCTGCTCAACACCACCCAGGGCATCGAGGCCATGGGGGGCGAGCGCACCTTCTGGCAACGGCCCGAACTGGCGCTGACCCCGGCCTTCTCGCGCAAGGCCCTGGTGGCCATGGACGCCAACCACCTGCTGGGCTTCGGGCCCCGTCTGCCCGGCGCGGTGCAGGAATTGCACACCCGCATGCGGGCGCTGGTGGCCTGA